The genomic segment CACGCCGGGCATACGAAGCCTCCTGGTAGTTGGAGCAGTTCTGGGGGCTGGAGTGACGTCATTGTCCCTTATTCCAAGGCAGGATGTCCGTTCCGCAGAGCGGGGCATTCCACAAACTCCCGTGTGAAAGACTTCAGTTGTTCAGCTTTTATCAGAAATCATTGATTTGTTACATTTGTATCTTGTTAGCAGTTTACAGGTGATAGGGTTATGTAAATCGCGTCTATGTAAGTGTGTGCACCTGGGAAATCACTGCAAATCGTGTGCAGTTACACTGCCGTGACGTCACTCAGTTGTTGACGTGCCCGCGTGACGCTAACGTGACGTCACTGGTTAGTAAGCTTGTCATTGGTCCAAAAGGGGAAAACACGCCTTCCCAACCCGGTCGTGTCATCCACTTTCGTTTTCTACCTGCACGCTTCGTTCAGACACCGGCGAGAGCGCACGGGCAGGGTGAACGAAACTCTCAGAGAATTCCCCGCGCGAGCCTCAGGTTGCGTTTCGCAGTAAAGGCAGAAGCGTCACAGACTGGTAGCAGCTAGCTGGCCCGGGTTGTGGTGGTGCATGAGAGGCTGACTCAGATAGTCAAGCAACAAGTGTGCGTGCGGACGTGCGGCTGAGAGCTCCGTCTCGCACCTTGGAATAGTAGTGGCCTTCCGTCATCACGCGTTCGGATAGTGAGAAGTGAACACAGTCAACCGTTTCTTACGGCCTATTCATTCGCCCTTTACTCGGGGTGACATGGTTACTCTTAGACAAAGAGGTACGGAAAAGAGGCATCTGTGTTAGGTTTCTTATCGTCATTCTGGCAGTTAACGAGATCGTTATGGGCTATTCTGTTGTGGCGCGAGTCTGTGATCGGAAAGGGCCATGGTTTGGCTGATGAGTGCGAGTGAGGAACAGTGAGTGTGAAATGACACCTCATGGTTGTTAGTGTCTTCGTCATATTGTGTGATTTGCGAGTGAGGAGCGTTGTCTGTTCTCGCGGTATGAACGGGTGCATGTTCGGCCGAAAGTTGTTTAGTGATATAGTTAGTGACTGAACTGATGATAATTAGATTTATGAAATAAATGTGTGTAATGGATTTGTACTTAGTCTTTACTGCTATACAGAATAGTCTTTACAGCTATACAGAATTGTGTCGAACTTTGAAAATTTTTAAAAGTGAAATCCGCTAGAAGCCATTACTGGCACTCAAATTGTTTACATGAAAACCTAATTGTACTTCACCACTCTTACTAACCGAGTGTTTCTCTTGTTTCGCGTACAGGTGTTAGCCCGACTATGGCCATCGACGCCAGTGGAGTTTGGCCAAGCGCAGCTGGTCGTCGCGGCAGCATCACCAGCTACAAGTTCCGCGTTCGGGAGGAACGCAAGAAAGTGATCCGCATCTCGAACGCCAAGTACCGCACCATAGAGGACCACGAGAGCGGCCTGCGGAGATTCGTACTCATCAGGTGAGTCATTCGGTCGCTATTATGGTGTGCCATTCTTCATCTCAgtaattatcagttttattgattATCTAACACATTTCGTCCGGGTTCTTAAATTCCTCCCAGTATTTATCGTGATTTTTCAAGTTTCTGGAACAGCGTGTGACCTtgtttcctttgtctcttcccaGGAACACCCTGAGACGCCTGCAGCGCGAGGCTCGCGAGGAGAAGTTGGCTCGTCACCGCGCTGGTGCCACGAATGTGTCGCCGTCCTACCTGTCTGCCTCTCggccccgctccccctccccgccctgcgACATGCAGGTGTCTGACGTGCTCAGTGTGTACGGCCAGcccgcccccacgcccatctCCGCCCTCGAGGAGGACGACCCGGTGCCGGCGCCCAAGAGGCCCAGACTCTTCCTCGACGACGACAAGGAGAACGAGCGTGGCTCTTGCGAGTCGCGGCTGATGGAGTGCGGAGTGGACGACAAGGACGACTCCAGGATCATTGTCGACGACACCCAGGAGATTCTGCGGGATCTGTATGAGACTTTCACGGGCGAGTCAATCAGCGCCCAACCCCGCCCCTCAACGCCCACGCCGCCTCGCCCAGACACGCCATTTGCCGCCCCTGCCTACTCATGCACCCTACCTTCCACCACCACGCCCTCCCTCACCACTACAAACAACAGTAGCAGCTCCAGTACCAATAATAACACTAGTACCTATACAAACAGCTACAGCAGCATGGGCACCGGGGGCAGCAGCTACCATGACTGGGGCAGGACACAGCAACAGCAGTATGCGTGTGGCCACGCCTCGCTCCTAGGAAACGACCTCCAGTCCGTTGTGTTCCACAGCCTCATCGCTTCGCTCGAGTCGTAACGCGCGATGTGTGCTGCTGATGAAacccagcagcagcaacagtagtagcagcagcagcagtgacaGCGGAGGTGGCTCTCCCCCTCGCGCTGCCTGCAGTGCCATGCCAAAGAGGTGCAATCACTGGCGGGTGGCCCCCAGAAGCCGTGTGATTTCATCAAGTGTTCCCAGCTGTGATCTTACCATTATTAACGCGGAGCTCGGACTCGTCCAGTGCCTGAATGTTGCGTCACCCGCGAGCGCCCTCGGAAGAGGAGGCGCCTGGCGAGGTGGCCCGGTTCGTCTCGTAGTGTTTGCCGGTGCTGATGGTgacggtgaggaagaggaggacttgCGTCTCCAGGAAGGGCAG from the Penaeus vannamei isolate JL-2024 chromosome 33, ASM4276789v1, whole genome shotgun sequence genome contains:
- the LOC113821267 gene encoding uncharacterized protein isoform X1, translating into MVTLRQRGVSPTMAIDASGVWPSAAGRRGSITSYKFRVREERKKVIRISNAKYRTIEDHESGLRRFVLIRNTLRRLQREAREEKLARHRAGATNVSPSYLSASRPRSPSPPCDMQVSDVLSVYGQPAPTPISALEEDDPVPAPKRPRLFLDDDKENERGSCESRLMECGVDDKDDSRIIVDDTQEILRDLYETFTGESISAQPRPSTPTPPRPDTPFAAPAYSCTLPSTTTPSLTTTNNSSSSSTNNNTSTYTNSYSSMGTGGSSYHDWGRTQQQQYACGHASLLGNDLQSVVFHSLIASLES
- the LOC113821267 gene encoding uncharacterized protein isoform X2; the encoded protein is MAIDASGVWPSAAGRRGSITSYKFRVREERKKVIRISNAKYRTIEDHESGLRRFVLIRNTLRRLQREAREEKLARHRAGATNVSPSYLSASRPRSPSPPCDMQVSDVLSVYGQPAPTPISALEEDDPVPAPKRPRLFLDDDKENERGSCESRLMECGVDDKDDSRIIVDDTQEILRDLYETFTGESISAQPRPSTPTPPRPDTPFAAPAYSCTLPSTTTPSLTTTNNSSSSSTNNNTSTYTNSYSSMGTGGSSYHDWGRTQQQQYACGHASLLGNDLQSVVFHSLIASLES